GCGCCGCGAACAAGAAACGCAGCTTTTTCAAGCGCCTGTTCGGGATCAAATAGTTTTGCCTGGAGGACACTATGTCTGACGACAGTCTGATTATCTACGAAGAAGAAATAGCAACCATTGATGCACTTCTGAAGAAGATGCTCAAAGGGGCCGAGGCCAAGTGCGCTCTGCTGGTGGACAAGGACGGCCACCTGATCACGCGACAGGGCTTTACCCACTCGCTTGATACCACTGCGCTGGCGGCACTGCTGGCGGGCTCTTTCGCCTCGACCCGGGAAATCGCCCGGCTGGTCGGCGAATCCGAGTTTTCGGTGCTCTTCCACCAGGGTAAGAAAGACCACATCCACATGTCTATTGTGGGGGACCGCTCCATTCTTGTAGTTATATTCGACGATCGCACCACGATCGGTATGGTTCGCCTGTACGCCAAGGAGACGGCCGATGAGCTCGCCCGGGTGTTCAAGAACATCCGGGAGCGGAAAGAACCAGCCGAAGCGCTAAGCGGGGATTTCTCGGACAAGGCGCAGGAAAGGCTGAACGACATCTTCCAGGATTGACCCCAGCCGCCGCCGGACCGAAAGTCCGGGAGGTCATTCAATAATACGAGGTCCTTTGCTGAAGTATTAGGCTGATTATGTCTGCGGAACTTAGTGCCATTCTGGTAAAAGCGGGGAAGATCACCCAGGATCAGGCGAATGCGGCACTGGAACGTTCCAAACAGACCAAGGAAAAATTCTCCAAAGTCCTGGTTGACCTGGGGGCGGTCGCCTCGGAAGACGAGGTCATAAACTTTGTCGGCAAGCACCTTAAGATCGGTGCGCTGCGGCTGAGCGATGTCGAGCTCAACCCCGAAGTAGTCAAGCTCATCCCGCTCGATATCGCCCGCAAGTTCAAAGTCATCGCCATCAGCAAGATCGGCAAGACGCTGCTGGTGGCCATCAGCGACCCCAATAACATCTACGTACTCGACGCTATCAAGTTTATCACCGGTTGCAATGTCCAGCCGGCGATCGCGCCCGAAAGAGAAATCGAGAAGGCGATCGAGCAATACTACGCCGACACCGGCGCCCTGTCTGAAATCGTCAAAGGTCTCGAAGACGATCCGGATCTCGAGGTCGTTTCCACCGAGGACATCCCCTCCGAGACCGACCTGATGTCTCAGATTCAGGACAAGCCTCTGGTCAAGCTGGTGGATTCGATCATCGGCGACGCCATCCGGATGGGGGCTTCCGATATCCACTTCGAGATGTACGAGAAGAAGATTCGCGTGCGCTACCGTATCGACGGCGAGCTTCAGGAGATGGCCCCGCTGCCCTTCAAATACCGCGCCGCCATCGTGTCGCGTATCAAGATTATGGCCGAACTGGACATTTCGGAACGTCGGTTACCCCAGGACGGGCGCATCAAGATCAAGATCACCGG
This window of the Candidatus Zixiibacteriota bacterium genome carries:
- a CDS encoding roadblock/LC7 domain-containing protein, which encodes MSDDSLIIYEEEIATIDALLKKMLKGAEAKCALLVDKDGHLITRQGFTHSLDTTALAALLAGSFASTREIARLVGESEFSVLFHQGKKDHIHMSIVGDRSILVVIFDDRTTIGMVRLYAKETADELARVFKNIRERKEPAEALSGDFSDKAQERLNDIFQD